In Nitrospiraceae bacterium, the following are encoded in one genomic region:
- a CDS encoding PilZ domain-containing protein: MERELRSAVRVTVNYPVRFSGDSMIGHGTVINLSAPGCAIRTSQSVQPGDYLELRMMTPDQARPVSVGLAKVRWTLGEIAGIEFIRVRRDDQSRIHRLIDHQLQPAADAYVDELAIA; encoded by the coding sequence ATGGAAAGGGAACTTCGTTCTGCAGTACGTGTCACCGTGAACTACCCAGTGCGCTTTTCCGGAGATTCGATGATCGGCCACGGCACGGTCATCAACCTGTCGGCTCCGGGATGCGCGATTCGGACCTCCCAGTCCGTCCAGCCGGGAGATTACCTAGAACTCCGGATGATGACGCCGGATCAAGCCCGACCCGTGAGCGTGGGGTTGGCCAAGGTGCGTTGGACCTTGGGCGAGATCGCCGGAATTGAGTTCATCCGCGTACGACGTGACGACCAAAGCCGGATTCACCGATTAATCGACCACCAGCTCCAGCCCGCTGCCGACGCCTACGTCGACGAACTGGCCATAGCCTGA
- a CDS encoding PilZ domain-containing protein codes for MERRDTPRYEVEVPLTFSGNEIAGGGMVTSLSKEGCHVLSEESMPSHAYLALRLQLPDPHEPLKIEVAEVRWANATGFGLSFVHLHAEEVQRLGRFISWLRRTQNN; via the coding sequence GTGGAACGACGAGATACGCCGCGTTATGAGGTTGAGGTCCCGCTGACGTTCTCCGGCAATGAAATCGCCGGGGGAGGGATGGTGACGAGCCTTTCGAAGGAAGGCTGTCATGTCCTGAGCGAGGAATCCATGCCGTCTCACGCCTACTTGGCGCTTCGTCTGCAGTTGCCCGACCCGCACGAACCACTCAAGATCGAGGTCGCGGAGGTGCGGTGGGCAAATGCCACAGGGTTTGGGCTGTCCTTCGTGCATTTGCACGCGGAGGAAGTGCAGCGGCTTGGCCGCTTCATTTCCTGGCTGCGCCGGACACAGAACAACTGA
- a CDS encoding cell envelope integrity protein TolA has protein sequence MSRLAQPSFVPFSRLVLLRIAGWTGPFIIGGLIALMLSATWAGSNQPRVTAHDIQIDLPADSLYGALPPNRGLTVTVQVPEQPTRQGETLVASFEGEGLPRYTVPLEPRPDAHRLSVTVDLGRLSSTIGSPPKATVLHVSLARQQGLHLEEIARRSVVVTIATPGYMDRSLRSEAAAGAIRLQDLAGRDSVSPGGLAMLDGGLQEEDLIDNAAQGRQNGYWRHLQGLIQQRLREELSQRRHAVRRMPVIQFRLYANGEAQLIEVERSSGNAELDQAALMTVVNAHPFPPFPTGRQDSPIDVHVDLPIITR, from the coding sequence ATGTCACGGTTAGCCCAGCCTTCGTTTGTACCCTTTTCCAGACTCGTCCTGTTGCGGATCGCCGGATGGACCGGACCCTTCATCATCGGCGGACTCATCGCCTTGATGCTGAGCGCCACCTGGGCTGGTAGCAATCAACCGCGCGTCACGGCTCACGATATCCAAATCGACCTTCCAGCCGACAGTCTCTACGGAGCGCTACCCCCGAACCGCGGCCTGACCGTCACGGTACAAGTGCCGGAACAACCGACCCGGCAGGGAGAAACCCTCGTGGCCTCGTTCGAAGGGGAAGGCCTTCCGCGCTATACGGTACCGTTGGAACCACGTCCTGATGCCCACCGGCTGTCGGTAACGGTCGACTTGGGCCGCCTCTCTTCGACCATCGGCTCGCCGCCGAAGGCCACCGTGCTCCATGTTTCGCTCGCCCGGCAGCAGGGTCTGCATCTGGAGGAGATCGCCAGGCGGTCGGTCGTGGTCACCATCGCCACTCCTGGCTACATGGATCGGAGCCTGCGCTCGGAAGCGGCTGCCGGCGCCATACGGCTTCAGGATCTGGCCGGACGGGACTCGGTCTCACCCGGAGGGCTAGCCATGCTCGATGGCGGTTTGCAGGAAGAGGACTTGATCGACAATGCCGCCCAGGGACGACAAAACGGCTACTGGCGACACCTGCAGGGGCTGATCCAACAACGGCTGCGCGAGGAGCTGTCGCAGCGACGGCATGCCGTGCGGCGGATGCCGGTGATCCAATTCCGCCTGTATGCCAACGGAGAAGCCCAACTGATCGAGGTAGAGCGCAGCTCAGGCAATGCGGAATTGGACCAGGCGGCGCTGATGACCGTCGTCAACGCCCATCCGTTTCCTCCATTCCCAACCGGGAGACAAGACTCCCCGATCGACGTGCATGTCGACCTCCCGATCATCACGCGGTAA
- a CDS encoding glucose-6-phosphate dehydrogenase has product MTTSSTFPDLPQLKTPCVMVIFGADGDLTKRKLIPALYNLMAGHLLPESFAVIGTDRLEHSTEEYRAKLDRVIGDYLPRGFDRTVWHALLRRIHYLPGDFQEGTTYRRLNEILQEIDRSEGTKGNYLFYLATVPGLFGEIVRHLGEYGLVVERDGLWRRVVIEKPFGHDVDSAKALNYELQRALREQQIYRIDHYLGKETVQNILVFRFANGIFEPVWNRQYIDHVQITVAESLGVEHRGRYYEQAGALRDMVPNHLLQLLCYLAMEPPNSFAADAVRDEKAKVLRGVVPMSSLDVLRFVAFGQYGEGTIDGKPVVGYRGEPLVAPESLTETFVAMKLFIDNWRWAGVPFYLRTGKRMARRLTEIVVQFKCAPFMLFSKTKVDRLAPNLLVIRIQPDEGISLRFDAKVPGPTVRIGTVDMDFQYADYFGNAPNTGYETLLHDALAGDATLFQRADSIELGWQVVQMVLDVWKSLPTAAFPNYASGTWGPTEAEALLKRDGREWWNGGRA; this is encoded by the coding sequence ATGACGACCTCGTCGACATTTCCGGACCTTCCGCAGCTCAAGACTCCCTGTGTTATGGTCATTTTCGGGGCCGACGGCGACCTGACCAAGCGCAAGCTCATCCCTGCCCTTTACAACCTCATGGCAGGGCATCTGCTTCCCGAATCCTTCGCGGTAATAGGAACGGATAGGCTGGAGCATTCGACTGAAGAGTACCGAGCCAAGCTCGATCGGGTGATCGGTGATTACCTCCCGCGCGGATTCGACCGAACCGTATGGCACGCGCTGCTTCGGCGCATTCACTACCTGCCGGGAGATTTCCAAGAAGGGACGACGTACCGGAGACTCAACGAAATCCTGCAGGAGATCGACCGGTCGGAAGGCACCAAGGGCAACTATCTCTTTTACCTGGCCACCGTGCCGGGGCTGTTCGGCGAGATCGTGCGGCATCTGGGCGAGTACGGGTTGGTGGTCGAACGGGATGGTCTCTGGCGTCGCGTGGTGATCGAAAAGCCCTTCGGACACGACGTGGATTCGGCCAAGGCGCTTAACTACGAATTGCAACGGGCGCTGCGCGAACAGCAGATCTACCGCATCGACCATTATTTGGGCAAAGAGACGGTCCAGAACATTTTGGTGTTCCGCTTCGCCAATGGCATCTTCGAGCCGGTCTGGAACCGGCAATACATCGATCATGTGCAGATCACGGTGGCGGAGAGTCTCGGGGTCGAGCATCGTGGGCGCTACTACGAACAGGCCGGGGCGCTACGGGACATGGTGCCGAACCATTTGCTCCAGCTCCTCTGTTACCTCGCCATGGAGCCGCCCAATTCTTTCGCCGCCGATGCCGTGCGCGACGAGAAGGCCAAGGTCTTGCGCGGAGTGGTGCCGATGAGTTCGCTGGATGTCCTTCGGTTCGTGGCCTTTGGTCAATACGGTGAAGGCACGATCGATGGCAAGCCCGTGGTGGGGTATCGGGGGGAACCGCTCGTGGCTCCCGAGTCGCTCACCGAAACCTTCGTAGCCATGAAACTGTTCATCGACAATTGGCGATGGGCCGGCGTCCCGTTCTATCTGCGAACCGGCAAGCGCATGGCTAGGCGGTTGACGGAGATCGTTGTACAGTTCAAATGCGCGCCGTTCATGTTGTTCAGCAAGACCAAGGTGGATCGGCTCGCCCCCAACCTCCTGGTGATCCGCATCCAGCCGGATGAAGGGATTTCGCTCCGGTTCGATGCGAAGGTGCCGGGTCCGACCGTTCGGATCGGCACGGTGGACATGGATTTTCAGTACGCGGACTATTTCGGCAACGCGCCCAACACGGGCTATGAAACCTTGTTGCACGACGCCTTGGCCGGCGATGCGACGTTGTTTCAGCGGGCCGACAGCATCGAATTGGGTTGGCAAGTCGTGCAAATGGTGCTCGATGTCTGGAAGTCGCTGCCGACCGCCGCCTTCCCGAACTACGCGAGCGGGACCTGGGGGCCGACCGAAGCAGAGGCGTTGCTGAAGCGGGATGGGCGGGAATGGTGGAACGGCGGGCGGGCATGA
- the msrA gene encoding peptide-methionine (S)-S-oxide reductase MsrA — translation MSGAKMEVATLAGGCFWCLEALFDQVVGVESVESGYIGGQTENPTYEQVCSGRSGHAEAVRITFDPARITYRELLDMFLVSHDPTTLNRQGNDTGTQYRSGIFYHSPEQKQIAEDAIAAVTQSKLYANPVVTEVVPAGRWYEAEGYHQEYFVRNPFQGYCTYVVGPKVAKFRNAFASRLKA, via the coding sequence ATGTCAGGAGCGAAGATGGAAGTGGCCACGCTGGCCGGCGGCTGTTTTTGGTGTTTGGAGGCCCTATTCGACCAGGTGGTGGGTGTGGAATCGGTCGAGTCGGGCTATATCGGCGGCCAAACGGAGAACCCTACCTACGAACAGGTCTGTTCAGGCCGGTCCGGTCATGCAGAAGCCGTGCGGATCACATTCGATCCGGCGCGGATCACCTACCGGGAACTCTTGGATATGTTCCTCGTTAGTCACGATCCCACCACGCTCAATCGTCAAGGCAACGATACGGGAACCCAATATCGGTCAGGCATTTTTTACCACTCCCCCGAACAGAAACAGATCGCAGAGGACGCGATTGCGGCGGTCACTCAGAGCAAGCTGTATGCGAATCCCGTCGTGACCGAGGTGGTTCCCGCCGGGCGGTGGTACGAGGCGGAGGGGTACCATCAGGAGTACTTCGTTCGAAATCCCTTCCAGGGCTACTGCACCTATGTCGTCGGGCCCAAGGTCGCCAAGTTTCGCAATGCGTTTGCGTCCAGACTGAAGGCGTGA
- the ttcA gene encoding tRNA 2-thiocytidine(32) synthetase TtcA, protein MVPTAPVPPPRLADEAEKIHTRLSRLVGQAIADYRMIEDGDRVMVCLSGGKDSYGMLEVLLSLQRRAPVRFELIAVNLDQKQPGFPAHVLPEYLTSRGVPFHIETRDTYSVVKRLIPEGDTMCSLCSRLRRGHLYRLAGELGATKIALGHHRDDIVETLLLNLLFTGKMKAMPAKLRSKDGRHLVIRPLAYVKEVDLARYAELLKFPIIPCDLCGSQTDLKRQQVKALLQDWEARFPGSGDSLFASLSNVAPALLLDRRLFDFASLRATEADPPAEPFDAEDDGIL, encoded by the coding sequence ATCGTCCCTACAGCACCGGTGCCGCCGCCTCGCCTCGCCGACGAGGCCGAGAAGATCCACACCAGGCTCTCTCGTCTAGTCGGGCAGGCGATCGCCGACTATCGCATGATCGAAGACGGCGACCGCGTCATGGTCTGCTTATCGGGAGGCAAAGACAGCTACGGAATGCTGGAAGTCTTGCTGTCCCTGCAACGGCGAGCCCCCGTCCGATTCGAGCTCATTGCCGTCAATCTCGATCAAAAGCAACCTGGCTTCCCTGCCCACGTGTTGCCGGAGTATCTGACGAGCCGCGGCGTGCCGTTCCACATTGAAACCCGCGATACCTATTCGGTCGTCAAACGGCTGATCCCCGAAGGGGATACGATGTGCTCGCTTTGCTCCCGCCTTCGCCGCGGCCACCTCTACCGCCTGGCCGGCGAGTTAGGGGCGACGAAGATTGCCCTGGGCCACCATCGGGACGATATCGTTGAAACATTGCTGTTGAATCTGTTGTTTACAGGCAAGATGAAGGCCATGCCGGCCAAACTCCGCTCTAAAGACGGCCGCCATCTCGTCATCCGTCCGTTGGCCTATGTGAAGGAAGTCGACCTCGCGCGCTACGCCGAGCTGCTGAAATTCCCTATCATTCCCTGCGATCTCTGCGGCTCTCAAACCGACTTGAAACGCCAGCAGGTCAAGGCGCTCCTTCAGGATTGGGAAGCGCGATTCCCCGGATCGGGTGACAGCCTCTTTGCCTCCCTCTCCAACGTTGCACCGGCTCTGCTCTTGGATCGGCGGCTCTTCGACTTCGCCTCGCTCAGGGCGACGGAAGCCGACCCGCCGGCCGAGCCGTTCGACGCGGAGGATGATGGGATCCTCTAG
- a CDS encoding putative zinc-binding metallopeptidase, with translation MGRTGTEHNRRSRTVERTPEWVEWSDEKLLDVRMCDLHLRIEGSFYEAPIEQLSHELGARQLSFRPFFWLSDEWFTPDEVPGIALPFYLAHPRLAKLESSQMLEVEGGTHEWCMRILRHEAGHAIENAYLLRRRRRRQQLFGRSSQPYPNYYTPRPYSRSFVRHLDVSYAQSHPDEDFAETFAVWLDPQSQWRERYRGWPVLKKLDYVERLMAELAGVAPAVTDRQQVDPLRRIYTTLRDHYEAKRRHYGVDRKPSYDADLKKLFSDEPVYTKNPSAAAFLHRTRKDIRRRVAEWTGEYQYTIDQVLEGMIDRCQALRLRLTVSKEQAKLDFAILLTVQTMNYLQSGRHKVAL, from the coding sequence ATGGGGCGCACAGGAACGGAGCACAACCGGCGGTCCCGGACCGTCGAACGAACGCCCGAATGGGTGGAGTGGAGCGACGAGAAGCTGCTCGATGTGCGGATGTGCGACCTGCATCTCCGGATCGAGGGTAGTTTCTATGAGGCGCCGATCGAACAGTTATCCCACGAGCTCGGGGCGCGCCAACTTTCCTTCCGGCCATTTTTCTGGCTGTCGGATGAGTGGTTCACGCCGGACGAAGTGCCCGGGATCGCTCTGCCTTTCTATTTGGCCCATCCGCGACTGGCAAAACTGGAATCCAGCCAAATGTTGGAAGTCGAGGGCGGTACACATGAATGGTGCATGCGCATTCTGCGACACGAAGCCGGCCATGCGATTGAGAATGCCTATCTGCTGCGGCGGCGGCGCCGACGGCAACAACTCTTCGGCCGGTCCTCGCAGCCCTATCCCAACTATTACACGCCTCGCCCATACAGTCGGAGTTTTGTCCGCCACCTGGACGTCTCGTATGCGCAGAGCCATCCCGACGAGGACTTTGCCGAGACCTTCGCAGTGTGGCTCGACCCGCAGTCGCAATGGCGGGAACGGTATCGTGGGTGGCCGGTGCTCAAAAAACTGGACTACGTCGAGCGGTTGATGGCAGAGCTGGCCGGAGTCGCCCCTGCAGTCACCGACCGTCAACAAGTCGATCCGCTGCGGCGCATCTATACGACACTGCGTGATCACTACGAGGCGAAGCGTAGGCATTATGGCGTCGACCGCAAGCCGTCGTACGACGCGGATCTCAAAAAGCTGTTTTCCGATGAACCGGTGTATACGAAGAACCCCAGCGCCGCGGCGTTTCTCCACCGTACGAGGAAAGACATTCGCCGGCGCGTGGCCGAGTGGACCGGCGAATATCAGTATACGATCGACCAAGTCCTCGAGGGCATGATCGATCGGTGCCAAGCGTTGCGGCTGCGCCTGACCGTATCCAAGGAACAGGCCAAGCTGGACTTCGCGATTTTGCTGACCGTGCAGACGATGAACTATCTCCAGAGCGGACGACATAAGGTGGCACTATGA
- a CDS encoding ATP-grasp domain-containing protein — MRRLRILVLMHKDLVPPDQVNGQDLDAVGWKTEYDVVSTLRKLGHEVRALGVKSDLEVIRAAVEDWKPHIAFNLLEEFDGVAVYDQNVVSYLELMHVPYTGCNPRGLMLARDKALAKQVMSYHRIPYPEFMVVPLHRMVRRPKYLTFPLIVKSVSEEASLGISQASIVEDDEKLRERVAFIHDSVGTGAIVERYIEGRELYVGVMGNAHLQVFPVWELIMDKMPDEAKRIATERVKWSRKYQTKYGIRSCEAKNLPEGTADQIQHLAKRVYRALGLSGYARIDMRMDRDGNVYVIEANPNPQIACGEDFADSAGKAELAYKDLLQELLNVGLRWRPAQAA; from the coding sequence ATGAGGCGACTGCGCATACTCGTGCTCATGCACAAAGACCTGGTTCCGCCGGATCAGGTGAACGGGCAGGATCTGGATGCCGTCGGGTGGAAGACCGAGTACGACGTGGTATCGACGCTGAGGAAGCTCGGGCATGAGGTGCGTGCGCTCGGCGTGAAGAGCGACCTCGAAGTCATTCGCGCGGCGGTCGAAGACTGGAAGCCGCATATTGCGTTCAATCTCTTGGAAGAATTCGACGGCGTGGCGGTGTACGATCAGAATGTCGTCTCCTATTTGGAGCTCATGCACGTTCCCTACACGGGATGCAATCCGCGCGGCCTGATGTTGGCGCGCGACAAGGCGCTCGCCAAACAGGTGATGTCGTACCATCGCATTCCCTATCCGGAATTCATGGTGGTACCGCTGCATCGCATGGTGCGTCGGCCGAAGTACCTGACATTTCCCTTGATCGTGAAGTCGGTCAGCGAAGAAGCGTCTCTCGGGATCTCGCAGGCTTCGATTGTCGAAGACGATGAGAAGCTGCGCGAGCGCGTGGCGTTCATCCATGACAGCGTCGGCACTGGTGCCATCGTGGAGCGCTACATCGAAGGGCGCGAACTCTACGTCGGGGTTATGGGCAATGCGCACCTTCAAGTGTTTCCCGTGTGGGAACTCATCATGGACAAGATGCCGGATGAGGCGAAGCGCATCGCGACCGAGCGGGTAAAGTGGAGCCGCAAGTACCAGACCAAGTACGGCATCCGTTCGTGCGAGGCGAAGAATTTACCTGAGGGGACGGCCGATCAGATCCAACACCTGGCCAAGCGCGTATACCGTGCGCTGGGACTGAGCGGCTATGCCCGCATCGACATGCGAATGGACAGGGACGGCAACGTTTACGTCATCGAGGCCAACCCCAATCCTCAGATTGCCTGCGGCGAGGACTTTGCCGACAGCGCGGGAAAGGCCGAACTTGCCTACAAGGATCTCTTGCAAGAGTTGCTGAATGTGGGGCTTCGATGGCGCCCCGCCCAAGCCGCCTAG
- a CDS encoding 2,3-bisphosphoglycerate-dependent phosphoglycerate mutase: protein MSKLVLIRHGESQWNLENRFTGWVDVPLSPKGVEEAKAAAQKLSGYRFDRAFSSVLARANETMRLILESLGQTTIPIEKDKALNERMYGELQGLNKAETAKKYGDEQVKIWRRSYDVRPPGGESLKDTAERVLPYYESRIKPYVLKGETILIAAHGNSLRALVMQLDQLTREQVLELNIPTGAPLLYEIDNSGKVLSHRYL from the coding sequence ATGAGCAAATTGGTCCTGATTCGGCATGGCGAGTCGCAGTGGAATCTCGAGAACCGCTTCACCGGCTGGGTGGATGTCCCCCTCTCCCCGAAAGGCGTGGAGGAAGCCAAAGCCGCCGCACAGAAACTTTCGGGCTATCGATTCGACCGCGCATTTTCCTCCGTGCTCGCGCGCGCCAATGAAACGATGCGTTTGATCTTGGAATCGCTCGGCCAAACCACGATTCCCATCGAGAAGGACAAGGCGCTGAACGAACGGATGTATGGGGAACTACAAGGATTGAACAAGGCTGAAACGGCCAAGAAATACGGCGACGAGCAAGTCAAGATTTGGCGCCGGAGTTACGATGTCCGTCCCCCGGGGGGCGAGAGCCTAAAGGATACGGCCGAGCGGGTGTTGCCCTACTATGAAAGCCGGATCAAGCCCTACGTGTTAAAGGGGGAGACCATCCTGATCGCAGCGCACGGGAACAGCCTTCGCGCGCTCGTCATGCAACTGGATCAGCTGACGCGTGAGCAGGTGTTGGAGCTCAACATTCCCACCGGCGCGCCCCTATTGTATGAGATCGACAACAGCGGCAAGGTGCTGTCGCATCGCTACTTGTGA
- a CDS encoding DUF2628 domain-containing protein yields MKPCRQCQQLNPDDARFCHQCGTSFATEPEATTEPPATAPLPQTDEDLMRAFIGPNADRYLQTFKKFTGSAGPRFALTWHWPAFVFEPFLWFLYRKMYLYALIYAIGPALAFYMTQDLSADIVWRLMAGVSANYIYYWHVKEQLSTIKQERAADGTQRATMLGELGGVQPYVVWVGVGLLVLKIGLVVAMLKEGIPDGPKGPPAKTRPAGLTNV; encoded by the coding sequence ATGAAACCGTGCCGACAGTGCCAACAACTCAATCCAGACGACGCCCGTTTTTGCCATCAGTGCGGGACCTCGTTTGCCACTGAACCGGAGGCCACCACAGAGCCACCTGCGACTGCCCCGTTACCCCAGACCGATGAGGATCTCATGCGAGCCTTCATCGGCCCGAACGCGGACCGTTACCTCCAGACGTTCAAGAAATTTACCGGCTCGGCCGGCCCCCGCTTCGCCTTGACCTGGCATTGGCCCGCCTTCGTGTTCGAACCGTTCCTCTGGTTCCTGTACCGCAAGATGTACCTCTATGCGCTGATCTATGCGATCGGTCCGGCCCTCGCGTTTTATATGACGCAGGATCTCTCGGCGGATATCGTCTGGCGGTTGATGGCCGGTGTCAGCGCGAACTACATCTACTACTGGCATGTGAAGGAACAGCTGTCGACGATCAAGCAGGAGCGGGCAGCCGACGGGACACAGCGGGCGACCATGCTCGGCGAATTGGGGGGAGTCCAACCCTATGTCGTGTGGGTCGGCGTGGGCCTGTTGGTCCTCAAGATCGGGCTGGTGGTCGCGATGCTGAAAGAAGGGATTCCTGACGGGCCGAAAGGCCCGCCTGCCAAAACCCGCCCGGCAGGACTGACAAACGTCTAG
- a CDS encoding acetylornithine transaminase, with the protein MPTGELRQDAEQYLMNTYARLPISIVRGRGSRVYDLEGREYVDFVAGIAVNLLGHGHPDLVLAIQKQVQQLIHTSNLYYTEPQVQLAKMLVEHSFAQKVFFCNSGAEANEAAIKLARKYAHDKYGAGRFEIVTMKNSFHGRTLATLTATGQEKVQKGFDPLMPGFSYVTFNDLSEVERAMTEKTAAVMLEPIQAEGGVHVADRAYMQSLRELCRERDVLLIFDEVQTGMGRTGPLFCYEHFGIQPDIMTLAKGLGGGVPIGACLATDAVAKAFTPGTHASTFGGNPLACAAGLAVLRTLLEGKVLDHARRMGDYLAKGLAACKERHRVIKEVRGLGLLQGMELDTDGKAVVADCQARGLLINCTGDRVLRFVPPLVITQSEIDRLLHALPQVLGQRTAVSAH; encoded by the coding sequence ATGCCGACCGGAGAACTACGCCAAGACGCGGAACAGTACTTGATGAATACCTATGCGCGTCTCCCCATCTCCATCGTGCGGGGGCGGGGCAGCCGGGTCTACGACCTGGAGGGGCGGGAGTATGTCGACTTCGTGGCCGGCATTGCGGTCAACCTGCTGGGGCATGGCCATCCGGACCTGGTGCTTGCCATCCAGAAGCAGGTGCAGCAGCTCATCCATACGTCCAATTTGTATTACACCGAACCCCAAGTGCAGTTGGCAAAAATGTTGGTGGAGCATTCGTTCGCGCAGAAAGTGTTTTTCTGCAACAGCGGGGCGGAAGCCAACGAAGCCGCCATCAAGCTGGCCCGGAAGTATGCCCACGACAAGTATGGAGCCGGGCGGTTCGAAATCGTTACGATGAAAAACTCCTTCCATGGACGGACGCTGGCGACGTTGACCGCGACCGGACAGGAGAAGGTGCAGAAGGGCTTCGATCCGCTGATGCCGGGGTTCTCCTATGTCACGTTCAATGATCTCTCAGAGGTCGAGCGGGCGATGACCGAGAAAACCGCGGCGGTCATGTTAGAACCGATCCAAGCGGAGGGCGGGGTGCACGTCGCCGATCGCGCCTACATGCAGAGCCTTCGGGAGCTGTGCCGCGAACGTGATGTGCTGCTGATCTTCGACGAAGTCCAGACGGGTATGGGACGGACCGGTCCGTTGTTCTGCTATGAGCATTTCGGTATTCAGCCCGACATCATGACGCTGGCGAAGGGGCTGGGCGGCGGAGTGCCGATCGGCGCCTGTCTCGCGACCGACGCAGTGGCGAAGGCGTTTACGCCAGGGACTCACGCCTCCACATTCGGCGGGAATCCCTTGGCTTGCGCTGCGGGGCTGGCGGTCTTGCGCACACTGCTCGAGGGAAAGGTTTTGGACCATGCCCGCCGAATGGGCGATTACCTGGCCAAGGGATTGGCCGCCTGCAAGGAACGGCATCGGGTCATCAAGGAAGTGCGGGGCCTCGGTCTCTTGCAAGGCATGGAATTGGACACGGACGGGAAAGCTGTGGTCGCCGATTGTCAGGCTCGCGGGTTGTTGATCAACTGCACCGGCGATCGGGTGCTGCGGTTTGTCCCCCCACTCGTGATCACCCAGAGCGAGATCGATCGCTTGCTGCATGCGCTTCCGCAGGTGCTCGGCCAGCGAACAGCGGTCTCCGCTCACTAA
- the argF gene encoding ornithine carbamoyltransferase, with the protein MARRPGRSTSQTGLGKDFLDLLSIPRAELDGLLRLAAQLKAKQARGIPHPLLPGKMLGLVFQKPSTRTRVSFEAGMNQLGGQAMVLPMGDIQLSRGETVADTARVLSRYLDAIVVRTFDHAIVEEWARESTIPVINGLTDLNHPCQALSDLLTIQEKKGRLAGLKMAYVGDGNNVTNSLIEAAAKMGMTIAVGCPPGYQPDQHIVDRAREEAVETGATIEIGSDPLVAVKDADVLYTDVWISMGREREQARRLKILAPYQLNERLLKRAKPDALVMHCLPAHRGEEISADVLDGPQSVVLDQAENRLHMQKAILVRLLARGRKENGKRKK; encoded by the coding sequence ATGGCTCGGCGTCCTGGTCGATCGACCTCTCAGACCGGCCTCGGTAAAGATTTTCTCGATCTCCTTTCGATCCCACGAGCGGAACTCGACGGATTGTTGCGGCTGGCGGCCCAATTGAAGGCCAAGCAGGCGCGCGGAATTCCGCATCCGCTGCTGCCCGGGAAAATGCTGGGGCTGGTCTTCCAGAAGCCCTCGACCCGTACCAGGGTGTCCTTCGAGGCGGGCATGAATCAACTCGGCGGCCAGGCCATGGTGCTGCCGATGGGCGACATTCAGCTGTCGCGTGGCGAGACGGTGGCCGATACGGCTCGAGTCCTCTCCCGCTATCTCGACGCCATCGTCGTGCGCACGTTCGATCATGCCATCGTCGAGGAATGGGCGAGGGAGTCCACCATCCCGGTCATCAATGGACTCACGGATCTGAATCATCCCTGCCAGGCGCTATCGGATCTGCTTACGATTCAAGAAAAGAAGGGGCGTTTGGCCGGGCTGAAGATGGCCTATGTCGGCGACGGGAACAACGTCACGAATTCTCTGATCGAGGCGGCCGCCAAGATGGGAATGACGATCGCCGTCGGCTGTCCGCCCGGTTACCAACCCGACCAGCACATCGTCGATCGCGCGCGGGAGGAAGCAGTGGAGACCGGCGCCACGATCGAGATTGGCTCCGATCCGCTGGTGGCGGTGAAGGATGCGGACGTCCTGTATACGGATGTGTGGATCAGTATGGGGCGGGAACGGGAGCAGGCTCGGCGTCTGAAGATCTTGGCCCCCTATCAATTAAACGAGCGGCTGCTCAAGCGGGCCAAGCCGGACGCGCTCGTGATGCACTGCCTGCCGGCCCATCGCGGTGAAGAAATCAGTGCCGATGTCTTGGACGGCCCGCAATCGGTCGTGCTCGACCAGGCCGAAAATCGTCTACACATGCAAAAAGCGATTCTGGTGCGCCTGCTGGCGCGCGGCCGCAAGGAAAACGGAAAGAGGAAAAAGTAA